From Terriglobia bacterium:
GATCTACGCAGTGTGTACGCCGCTTCCGTTAGCGGTTACTTTTCCGCCCAAAACTACTTCTTTGTGGGTGCTCCGAGCACAGCGTCTTTGGCGGCTTTAGCAACGCGGAACTTCAGGACGGTCTTTGCGGGGATTTTGATTTCCTCGCCGGTCGCCGGATTCCGGCCGATTCGGGCCTTCCGTTTTTGCTTGACGAGTTTGCCGAGTCCAGGAAATGCGAACTCACCTTTCTTCGCCTCGCGGTAAGCAAGGTCGGTAAGCGTCGTCATAAAATCTTTGACCTGTTTCTTGCTGATACCCGTTTTCGTGGACATTTCCGCGAAAATCTGGGTCTGGGTCATCTTTGCCATCAAAATCCTCCTTTAGGATTTACTGCCTTCCGTGATTGCCGTCCGAATTTTATTCGATGAGTGCCACCGAAACCAAACCAGCTCTAGAACGTTAGAGTGAGCGCAATGATCTG
This genomic window contains:
- a CDS encoding HU family DNA-binding protein — encoded protein: MAKMTQTQIFAEMSTKTGISKKQVKDFMTTLTDLAYREAKKGEFAFPGLGKLVKQKRKARIGRNPATGEEIKIPAKTVLKFRVAKAAKDAVLGAPTKK